One Turneriella parva DSM 21527 genomic region harbors:
- a CDS encoding PilZ domain-containing protein, which yields MVDKIPNEKRRHLRARVSLFADCSAQLDQPLLAEALVEDISAGGLRIQMAGEAHGDIFTMNSPVRGEILSDNPALQMQFAGKIAWRSAEKAQGSEILKLGIAFDEGVVLSEMLQSLKPARGAGS from the coding sequence ATGGTTGATAAGATACCGAACGAGAAGCGCCGGCACCTGCGTGCGCGCGTCAGTCTTTTCGCCGATTGCAGCGCTCAGCTCGATCAGCCACTGCTCGCCGAAGCTTTGGTTGAAGACATATCGGCCGGTGGCCTGCGCATTCAAATGGCAGGTGAGGCCCATGGCGATATTTTTACCATGAATTCGCCGGTTCGCGGCGAAATTTTGAGCGACAACCCTGCGCTGCAGATGCAGTTTGCAGGCAAGATTGCGTGGCGATCGGCTGAAAAGGCGCAGGGCTCTGAGATATTGAAGCTCGGTATCGCCTTTGACGAAGGCGTCGTGTTGTCCGAAATGCTGCAATCGCTCAAACCTGCGCGTGGGGCGGGTTCATGA
- a CDS encoding bacteriohemerythrin: MSDNSAPATQVSTPEIFDPFFLESLHKHWTDSHFALGVEIIDAQHLWLVALVFRMESVLLTKHSEQRAGKLVAYARELVRFLRSHLELEDRVMKAAEIPRHEEIALDHADFLSRLTAALNLDKAGNIQNGESFVNLIKLWLDKHIKRDDPQWKVYLSKHHFNPVDFVGAVVTDITAEHESIHMQLYRQLLVAQEVIPGIRKAILDDLFQLWKRFEVRTNIPLIDMQHLWLFKMVVEMESMLHISFAERRTHLERVLADLLDYVDIHFNCEEWLMAKLGYPEEKAHHRLHEDFRRTVQKLKQEYDAGNHHSLSSLVTLLRQWLLTHIVIEDSKYARVFAHDTQATINISRLLIREKEISIPRDQTLIYTYITARMRASGA; this comes from the coding sequence ATGAGCGACAATTCAGCGCCTGCGACCCAGGTTTCGACCCCTGAAATATTTGACCCGTTTTTTCTCGAATCGCTGCATAAACACTGGACCGATTCTCATTTTGCGTTAGGCGTTGAAATTATCGATGCGCAGCATCTATGGTTGGTAGCCCTCGTTTTCAGAATGGAGTCGGTGCTGCTCACGAAGCACTCCGAGCAGCGGGCCGGCAAACTGGTTGCATACGCGCGCGAACTGGTACGGTTTCTGCGCAGCCACCTCGAGCTTGAAGACCGGGTCATGAAGGCGGCAGAGATTCCCCGGCATGAAGAAATAGCGCTTGACCATGCCGATTTTCTCAGTCGCCTCACGGCCGCGCTGAATCTCGACAAGGCCGGCAATATACAAAACGGCGAAAGTTTTGTGAACCTGATAAAACTCTGGTTAGACAAACACATTAAAAGAGACGATCCGCAATGGAAGGTTTATCTCAGCAAACACCACTTTAACCCGGTTGACTTTGTCGGCGCAGTGGTGACCGATATCACCGCAGAACACGAATCGATACACATGCAGCTCTACAGGCAGTTGCTCGTCGCGCAAGAAGTGATTCCTGGCATTCGCAAGGCGATACTCGACGACCTCTTTCAACTTTGGAAACGCTTCGAGGTGCGCACGAATATACCGCTCATTGACATGCAGCATCTCTGGCTGTTCAAAATGGTCGTCGAGATGGAAAGTATGCTGCATATTTCATTTGCCGAGCGCAGAACGCACCTTGAGCGCGTGTTGGCCGACCTGCTTGACTACGTTGACATACACTTCAATTGCGAAGAATGGTTGATGGCAAAGCTCGGCTACCCCGAAGAAAAAGCCCACCACAGGCTGCACGAAGACTTTCGCCGCACCGTGCAGAAACTGAAACAAGAATACGACGCCGGCAATCACCATTCGCTGTCGAGCCTTGTGACTTTGCTGAGGCAATGGCTCTTGACCCATATCGTCATCGAAGACAGCAAATATGCCCGCGTGTTCGCCCATGACACGCAGGCGACGATCAATATTTCGCGCCTGCTCATTCGCGAAAAAGAAATCTCGATTCCCCGAGACCAGACCCTGATTTATACGTATATCACCGCCCGCATGCGGGCCAGCGGCGCGTAA